The following proteins are co-located in the Bacteroidales bacterium genome:
- a CDS encoding type II toxin-antitoxin system RelE/ParE family toxin has translation MKIRVKDSFISRLSQQVDYIAKDSPPRARKFKNDIIKEINNIIPNPYKHRKSIYFENENIRDLIYKGYTIVFYINPNEHIIDIFGFIKYQENPI, from the coding sequence ATGAAAATAAGGGTTAAAGATTCTTTTATTTCAAGGCTCTCACAGCAGGTTGATTATATAGCAAAAGACAGCCCTCCAAGAGCAAGGAAATTTAAAAATGATATTATTAAAGAAATAAACAATATCATTCCCAATCCTTACAAACACAGAAAGTCAATTTATTTTGAAAATGAAAATATAAGAGATTTAATTTATAAAGGGTATACAATAGTATTTTATATCAATCCAAACGAACATATCATTGATATATTCGGATTTATTAAATATCAAGAAAATCCTATTTAA